A region from the Patagioenas fasciata isolate bPatFas1 chromosome 27, bPatFas1.hap1, whole genome shotgun sequence genome encodes:
- the SH3GL1 gene encoding endophilin-A2 isoform X3 yields MSVAGLKKQFYKASQLVSEKVGGAEGTKLDDDFKEMEKKVDLTSKAVTEVLTRTIEYLQPNPASRAKLTMLNTMSKIRGQVKSPGYPQSEGLLGECMIRYGKELGEDSNFGDALLDAGESMKRLAEVKDSLDIEVKQNFIDPLQNLCDKDLKEIQHHLKKLEGRRLDFDYKKKRQGKIPDEELRQAMEKFEESKEVAETSMHNLLETDIEQVSQLSALVDAQLDYHRQAVQILDELAEKLKRRMREASSRPRREYKPKPRETYDLGDPDQSNGGFSYNPTPKVPAPLDQPCCKALYDFEPENDGELGFKEGDIITLTNQIDENWYEGMINGQSGFFPRNYVDVLVPLPQ; encoded by the exons ctggtcagtgagaAGGTTGGAGGGGCAGAAGGGACCAAGCTCGACGATGACTTCAAGGAAATGGAAAAG AAAGTGGACCTGACCAGCAAGGCTGTTACAGAAGTGTTGACCAGAACCATCGAGTACCTCCAGCCCAACCCAG CTTCCAGGGCCAAGCTCACCATGCTCAACACCATGTCCAAGATCCGCGGGCAGGTGAAGAGCCCCGGCTACCCGCAGTCggaggggctgctgggggagTGCATGATCCGCTACGGCAAGGAGCTGGGCGAGGATTCCAACTTTG GTGACGCGCTGCTTGACGCTGGTGAATCCATGAAGCGGTTGGCTGAAGTGAAGGACTCGCTGGATATTGAAGTCAAGCAAAATTTTATCGATCCCCTCCAGAACCTGTGTGACAAAGACCTGAAAGAGATCCAG CACCATCTCAAGAAGCTGGAAGGCAGACGCTTGGACTTTGACTACAAAAAGAAACGACAGGGCAAAATCCCCGATGAGGAGCTTCGACAGGCCATGGAGAAGTTTGAAGAGTCCAAGGAAGTGGCCGAGACCAGTATGCACAACCTGCTGGAAACCGAT ATCGAGCAGGTGAGCCAGCTCTCGGCCTTGGTGGATGCCCAGCTGGACTATCACAGGCAGGCGGTGCAGATCCTGGACGAGCTGGCGGAAAAACTCAAGCGCAG gaTGAGAGAGGCTTCCTCGCGTCCCAGGCGGGAATACAAACCCAAACCCAGGGAGACGTACGACTTGGGAGACCCTGACCAATCTAACGGGGGCTTCTCTTACAATCCTACCCCCAAAGTCCCAG CCCCCCTGGACCAGCCCTGCTGCAAGGCCCTGTACGACTTCGAACCCGAGAACGACGGCGAGCTGGGCTTCAAGGAAGGCGACATCATCACCCTGACCAACCAGATCGACGAGAACTGGTACGAGGGGATGATCAACGGCCAGTCCGGCTTCTTCCCCCGCAACTACGTGGACGTGCTGGTTCCGCTACCTCAGTGA
- the SH3GL1 gene encoding endophilin-A2 isoform X2, whose product MSVAGLKKQFYKASQLVSEKVGGAEGTKLDDDFKEMEKKVDLTSKAVTEVLTRTIEYLQPNPASRAKLTMLNTMSKIRGQVKSPGYPQSEGLLGECMIRYGKELGEDSNFGDALLDAGESMKRLAEVKDSLDIEVKQNFIDPLQNLCDKDLKEIQHHLKKLEGRRLDFDYKKKRQGKIPDEELRQAMEKFEESKEVAETSMHNLLETDIEQVSQLSALVDAQLDYHRQAVQILDELAEKLKRRMREASSRPRREYKPKPRETYDLGDPDQSNGGFSYNPTPKVPASSSFRSDKPFRASIRSIPPLDQPCCKALYDFEPENDGELGFKEGDIITLTNQIDENWYEGMINGQSGFFPRNYVDVLVPLPQ is encoded by the exons ctggtcagtgagaAGGTTGGAGGGGCAGAAGGGACCAAGCTCGACGATGACTTCAAGGAAATGGAAAAG AAAGTGGACCTGACCAGCAAGGCTGTTACAGAAGTGTTGACCAGAACCATCGAGTACCTCCAGCCCAACCCAG CTTCCAGGGCCAAGCTCACCATGCTCAACACCATGTCCAAGATCCGCGGGCAGGTGAAGAGCCCCGGCTACCCGCAGTCggaggggctgctgggggagTGCATGATCCGCTACGGCAAGGAGCTGGGCGAGGATTCCAACTTTG GTGACGCGCTGCTTGACGCTGGTGAATCCATGAAGCGGTTGGCTGAAGTGAAGGACTCGCTGGATATTGAAGTCAAGCAAAATTTTATCGATCCCCTCCAGAACCTGTGTGACAAAGACCTGAAAGAGATCCAG CACCATCTCAAGAAGCTGGAAGGCAGACGCTTGGACTTTGACTACAAAAAGAAACGACAGGGCAAAATCCCCGATGAGGAGCTTCGACAGGCCATGGAGAAGTTTGAAGAGTCCAAGGAAGTGGCCGAGACCAGTATGCACAACCTGCTGGAAACCGAT ATCGAGCAGGTGAGCCAGCTCTCGGCCTTGGTGGATGCCCAGCTGGACTATCACAGGCAGGCGGTGCAGATCCTGGACGAGCTGGCGGAAAAACTCAAGCGCAG gaTGAGAGAGGCTTCCTCGCGTCCCAGGCGGGAATACAAACCCAAACCCAGGGAGACGTACGACTTGGGAGACCCTGACCAATCTAACGGGGGCTTCTCTTACAATCCTACCCCCAAAGTCCCAG cttcctcctctTTCCGATCCGACAAGCCGTTCCGGGCCTCCATCAGGAGTATCC CCCCCCTGGACCAGCCCTGCTGCAAGGCCCTGTACGACTTCGAACCCGAGAACGACGGCGAGCTGGGCTTCAAGGAAGGCGACATCATCACCCTGACCAACCAGATCGACGAGAACTGGTACGAGGGGATGATCAACGGCCAGTCCGGCTTCTTCCCCCGCAACTACGTGGACGTGCTGGTTCCGCTACCTCAGTGA
- the SH3GL1 gene encoding endophilin-A2 isoform X1, whose translation MSVAGLKKQFYKASQLVSEKVGGAEGTKLDDDFKEMEKKVDLTSKAVTEVLTRTIEYLQPNPASRAKLTMLNTMSKIRGQVKSPGYPQSEGLLGECMIRYGKELGEDSNFGDALLDAGESMKRLAEVKDSLDIEVKQNFIDPLQNLCDKDLKEIQHHLKKLEGRRLDFDYKKKRQGKIPDEELRQAMEKFEESKEVAETSMHNLLETDIEQVSQLSALVDAQLDYHRQAVQILDELAEKLKRRMREASSRPRREYKPKPRETYDLGDPDQSNGGFSYNPTPKVPAASSSFRSDKPFRASIRSIPPLDQPCCKALYDFEPENDGELGFKEGDIITLTNQIDENWYEGMINGQSGFFPRNYVDVLVPLPQ comes from the exons ctggtcagtgagaAGGTTGGAGGGGCAGAAGGGACCAAGCTCGACGATGACTTCAAGGAAATGGAAAAG AAAGTGGACCTGACCAGCAAGGCTGTTACAGAAGTGTTGACCAGAACCATCGAGTACCTCCAGCCCAACCCAG CTTCCAGGGCCAAGCTCACCATGCTCAACACCATGTCCAAGATCCGCGGGCAGGTGAAGAGCCCCGGCTACCCGCAGTCggaggggctgctgggggagTGCATGATCCGCTACGGCAAGGAGCTGGGCGAGGATTCCAACTTTG GTGACGCGCTGCTTGACGCTGGTGAATCCATGAAGCGGTTGGCTGAAGTGAAGGACTCGCTGGATATTGAAGTCAAGCAAAATTTTATCGATCCCCTCCAGAACCTGTGTGACAAAGACCTGAAAGAGATCCAG CACCATCTCAAGAAGCTGGAAGGCAGACGCTTGGACTTTGACTACAAAAAGAAACGACAGGGCAAAATCCCCGATGAGGAGCTTCGACAGGCCATGGAGAAGTTTGAAGAGTCCAAGGAAGTGGCCGAGACCAGTATGCACAACCTGCTGGAAACCGAT ATCGAGCAGGTGAGCCAGCTCTCGGCCTTGGTGGATGCCCAGCTGGACTATCACAGGCAGGCGGTGCAGATCCTGGACGAGCTGGCGGAAAAACTCAAGCGCAG gaTGAGAGAGGCTTCCTCGCGTCCCAGGCGGGAATACAAACCCAAACCCAGGGAGACGTACGACTTGGGAGACCCTGACCAATCTAACGGGGGCTTCTCTTACAATCCTACCCCCAAAGTCCCAG cagcttcctcctctTTCCGATCCGACAAGCCGTTCCGGGCCTCCATCAGGAGTATCC CCCCCCTGGACCAGCCCTGCTGCAAGGCCCTGTACGACTTCGAACCCGAGAACGACGGCGAGCTGGGCTTCAAGGAAGGCGACATCATCACCCTGACCAACCAGATCGACGAGAACTGGTACGAGGGGATGATCAACGGCCAGTCCGGCTTCTTCCCCCGCAACTACGTGGACGTGCTGGTTCCGCTACCTCAGTGA